In Ovis aries strain OAR_USU_Benz2616 breed Rambouillet chromosome 13, ARS-UI_Ramb_v3.0, whole genome shotgun sequence, the following are encoded in one genomic region:
- the LOC101107119 gene encoding dihydrodiol dehydrogenase 3-like has translation MDLKSQKVKLNDGHFIPVLGFGTAAPGEVSKSEALEVTKFAIEVGFRHLDCAHVYRNEEQVGQAIRSKIADGTVKREDIFYTSKLWCTFFRPDLVQPALEKSLKDLQLDYVDLYLIHFPVAMKPGEELLPKDENGKMILDSVDLCRTWEALEKCKDAGLTKSIGVSNFNHKQLEKILNKPGLKYKPVCNQVECHPYLNQSKLLDFCKSHDIVLVAYSALGSQRIKGWVNLNHPVLLEDPVLCAIAKKHKQTPALVALRYQIQRGVVVLAKSYNKKRIKENIQVFDFELSPEDMKAIDGLNRNIRYSEMLFGVGHPEYPFSEEY, from the exons ATGGATCTCAAAAGCCAGAAGGTGAAGCTTAATGATGGCCACTTCATTCCTGTCCTGGGATTTGGCACTGCTGCACCTGGGGAG GTTTCTAAGAGCGAAGCTCTGGAGGTCACCAAATTTGCTATAGAGGTTGGGTTCCGCCACCTGGACTGTGCTCATGTGTACCGAAATGAAGAGCAGGTTGGCCAAGCCATTCGAAGCAAGATTGCAGACGGCACTGTGAAGAGAGAAGACATATTCTACACTTCAaag CTTTGGTGCACTTTCTTTCGACCAGATTTGGTCCAACCAGCCTTAGAAAAGTCACTGAAAGATCTTCAACTGGATTATGTTGATCTCTATCTCATTCATTTCCCAGTGGCCATGAAG CCAGGGGAGGAATTACTTCcaaaagatgaaaatggaaaaatgatattAGACTCAGTGGATCTCTGTCGTACATGGGAG GCCCTGGAGAAGTGTAAGGACGCAGGGCTGACCAAGTCCATCGGGGTGTCCAACTTCAACCACAAGCAGCTGGAGAAGATCCTGAACAAGCCGGGGCTCAAGTACAAGCCCGTCTGCAACCAG GTGGAATGTCACCCTTATCTCAACCAGAGTAAACTATTGGATTTCTGCAAGTCCCATGATATTGTTCTTGTTGCCTATAGTGCTCTGGGATCCCAAAGAATAAAAGGATG GGTGAACCTGAACCACCCCGTTCTCTTGGAGGACCCGGTTCTTTGTGCCATTGCCAAAAAACACAAGCAAACCCCAGCTCTAGTTGCCCTTCGCTACCAGATACAACGTGGGGTTGTGGTTCTGGCCAAGAGTTACAACAAGAAGCGGATCAAAGAGAACATACAG GTGTTTGACTTTGAGCTGAGTCCAGAAGACATGAAAGCAATCGATGGCCTCAACAGAAATATAAGATATAGCGAGATGCTATT